A window from Candidatus Nitrospira neomarina encodes these proteins:
- a CDS encoding NAD(P)-dependent oxidoreductase produces MKPSMERIGIVGVGRMGANMARRLRDVGYPVTAVFDVDSQRANSLAKELGCEAVSTPGEVAALSSTIFTVVTDDGAMQEIFSDGHPNSLLKNAEDRLFVNCATLSPHVHMEIEQHVEARGGYCLEACMASSIPQAREGTLYLMCGGKPEVFERAKPVLTTLSAQLRLIGPAGQAAKVKALVNMVMNINTAGLAEGLGLGDALGLDLTMLREVFSQTGAASRVLETDGADMQQRDHECYFSVAHAAKDSGIAYALAESVGLTLPLAKSTLEQYQRLVKLGKGELDKSGIAELTFKDRCSQ; encoded by the coding sequence ATGAAACCGTCAATGGAACGGATCGGGATTGTGGGGGTCGGGCGGATGGGGGCCAATATGGCTCGCCGGCTTCGGGATGTGGGGTATCCGGTGACTGCGGTTTTCGATGTGGACAGCCAAAGAGCGAACAGTCTAGCCAAAGAATTAGGCTGTGAGGCCGTGTCCACTCCTGGTGAGGTGGCCGCCTTATCGAGTACGATTTTTACGGTGGTGACGGATGACGGGGCGATGCAGGAGATTTTTTCAGATGGTCATCCGAACAGTCTTTTGAAAAATGCCGAGGATCGATTGTTTGTGAATTGTGCGACACTCTCCCCTCACGTTCACATGGAAATCGAACAACATGTGGAAGCACGAGGGGGGTATTGTCTGGAGGCCTGTATGGCCAGCAGCATTCCTCAAGCGCGTGAAGGCACGTTATACCTGATGTGTGGAGGAAAGCCTGAAGTCTTTGAACGAGCCAAGCCGGTTTTAACCACCTTAAGTGCTCAGTTACGTCTTATTGGCCCCGCCGGTCAAGCCGCAAAGGTCAAGGCCTTGGTCAATATGGTGATGAATATCAACACCGCCGGTTTGGCGGAGGGGTTAGGCCTTGGAGACGCGCTTGGGCTGGATCTGACGATGTTGCGGGAAGTGTTCAGTCAGACCGGAGCGGCATCACGGGTTCTGGAAACCGACGGAGCCGATATGCAACAACGCGATCACGAATGCTATTTTTCTGTAGCCCATGCCGCCAAGGATTCCGGCATTGCCTATGCGCTCGCGGAATCCGTGGGCCTCACTTTGCCTCTGGCCAAATCGACGTTGGAACAATATCAACGATTGGTGAAGCTGGGGAAAGGGGAATTGGATAAATCCGGTATTGCGGAACTGACCTTTAAAGACCGCTGTTCGCAGTAA
- a CDS encoding glucose 1-dehydrogenase, with translation MKAIAVIPGKPNSIHLRQVPSPRLDHIPDHRGVLIQVLRVGVDGTDKEINAAEYGQAPPGDDFLITGHECFGQVREVGKEVTEFATGDYVVPTVRRPGQSFYDQIGQYDMTTDEVYFERGINLRHGYLTEHIVEHPDYLVRIPQGLKHVGVLLEPTSVIEKGIIQAYESQRRLKIWRPRRAAVLGAGTIGLLAALSLRMRGLQVTNIGRTPPPYRNSRLLEEIGVRYVSNQEMPLPDAAKHFGPFDIMFEATGHAQMVFEAMEHLGKNGVLILSSVTGGGRTLQVPADMINLGFVLGNKVMVGTVNANREYFEAGVYDLARAELEYPGWLSKLLTHPVDGLDRYEEMMRLLTEEKGAIKVFVNVAKEC, from the coding sequence ATGAAAGCCATTGCCGTGATCCCCGGAAAACCCAACTCCATCCATTTACGACAGGTTCCTTCCCCTCGATTGGACCACATTCCCGATCATCGAGGTGTGCTCATTCAGGTGCTTCGAGTCGGGGTGGATGGCACGGACAAGGAGATTAACGCCGCCGAATACGGGCAGGCCCCTCCAGGAGATGATTTTTTGATCACCGGCCATGAATGTTTTGGGCAGGTGCGCGAGGTGGGAAAAGAGGTCACGGAATTTGCCACCGGGGATTATGTGGTCCCGACGGTCAGACGGCCCGGACAAAGTTTTTATGATCAAATCGGTCAATACGATATGACTACGGACGAAGTGTATTTCGAACGAGGGATTAACTTGCGGCATGGGTATCTGACTGAGCACATCGTGGAACATCCCGATTATCTAGTGCGGATTCCGCAAGGCCTCAAACATGTGGGTGTGCTGTTGGAGCCCACCTCCGTTATTGAAAAAGGCATCATCCAAGCATATGAAAGTCAGCGCCGACTCAAAATCTGGAGGCCGCGGCGGGCCGCCGTGTTGGGTGCCGGAACCATCGGGCTCCTGGCCGCGCTCTCCCTCCGCATGCGGGGACTGCAAGTCACCAACATCGGTCGGACTCCGCCGCCCTACCGCAACTCACGACTGCTGGAAGAAATCGGTGTCAGGTATGTCTCCAACCAGGAAATGCCTCTTCCTGACGCGGCCAAACACTTTGGCCCGTTTGACATCATGTTTGAAGCCACCGGCCATGCCCAAATGGTCTTCGAGGCCATGGAGCATCTGGGAAAAAACGGAGTATTGATTCTATCCAGCGTGACGGGAGGGGGACGGACCTTACAAGTGCCTGCCGACATGATTAACCTGGGATTTGTGTTAGGGAATAAAGTGATGGTCGGAACCGTGAATGCCAATCGCGAATATTTTGAAGCGGGGGTCTACGATCTGGCGCGGGCGGAGTTGGAGTATCCTGGCTGGCTGTCCAAGCTCCTGACTCATCCGGTTGACGGATTGGACCGCTATGAGGAGATGATGCGTTTACTGACCGAGGAAAAGGGCGCCATCAAAGTGTTCGTGAATGTTGCCAAGGAATGTTGA